Part of the Candidatus Palauibacter australiensis genome, GGGGATGTGCTCCCGGACGAGCCGTACCCGCCCGAGATCGACATGGACAAGGTCAACGAGGCGGTCGAGGTCGCGATGGACCAGGACGGGATGACGCTCGGCTTCGTCGTCACCTACCAGGGCCGGATCATCGGCGAGGACTACGGCCCCGGCGTCGACATGCACACCCCGTTCGAGAGCTGGTCGAAGGGGAAGTCGCTCACCGGGACGCTGATGGCCGTTCTCATCCAGCAGGGCGTGTACGGCCTGTGGCAGCGCGCCCCGATCCCGGAATGGCAGGACGACGACAGGAAGAACATCCGCATCGCGGACATCATGCGCATGTCGAGCGGGATCCGGATCGTAGCGCCGCAGGACCCGGGTTATACGGAGGAGATGGGGTATCCCGACCACCTCTACCTCTACACCGGCGAGAACGCCTTCGAGTGGGCCGCGACCCGCCCGCAGCAGTGGGAGCCCAACACCGTGGGGCGGTACCGGAACACCGATCCGGCGCTCACGAACTACCTGGTCCGCCTCGGCGTCGAGGGGCGCGGCGACGACTATCACGCCTTCCCGCAGCGCAACCTGTTCGACAAGCTCGGGATCCGGAACTTCATCATGGAGACGGACCCGAACGGGAACTTCCTCACCCAGGGCTACGAGTTCGGCTCCGCCCGCGACTGGGCGCGACTGGGCAACCTCTACCTGCAGGACGGCGTGTGGGAGGGTGAGCGCATCCTCCCCGAGGGGTACGTCGACTACGCCATGGAGGTCGCGCCGGCCTGGATCGCCGACGGACGGCCCGTCTACGGCGGCGGCTTCGTGTGGAAGGACCTCGGCTTCCCGATCGAGGACGACTACGGCGGCTTCGCGGGTGCCGGCGGCCAGTATACCGTGTTCATCCCGGCGCGCGGCCTCGTCATCACACGCCTCGGCAAGTACACGGGCTCCGGCCCGGGCGCAGAGAATCTGCGAGCCGCGATCGCCCTCCTGATGGAGGCCGTCCCGCCGATCGGCGACTAGCCGGGCGGTTCCCGGCGCGCCGCGGCCAGGCGCTCCGCGCGGGAGGGCAGGTCCGGGGCGTCGAGGATCGCGGCGACGAGTTTGAAGTCGTCTCGGGGTCCCGTCCATGCGAGGTCGTCCACGCTCGCTGACACCGGGGCGTCCCGGACGAGCGTGGCGAGGCGGCGGAAGAGGAGCGCGTCGTCCAGTCCGTTGCGCAGCGTTTGGGCGAGGCGTTCGGGGCCGCGCACGGCGATGTCCCAATCTCGTCCGTCCGAGGGGATGTCCTCGATGCGGCCATAGCGCGCGAGTACGGCGGCAGCGGTCTTGGCGCCGAAGCCGCGGATGCCGGGGAATCCGTCCGCGGAATCTCCGACGAGGGCCAGCCAATCGGGGATCGACGCGGGCGGCACCCCGAACTTCTCGACCACGCCGGCCTCGTCGCGGAGGAGGCGCTGCCGACGGTCGAACTGCA contains:
- a CDS encoding serine hydrolase: MRRAPDRTFVTHLCCALSLSLFGLLACAPEDGAEVGMESTQEVPPGDGSDESLIARGEALELPTEWDPPPGEPIVHHTAGFAKTLCSGTFITGLDWRDAAANVGGFTAPFQHRGAVVDTVVDMEAQTVSLTLGSGITRTAKLYGSQGCITQPLGQDSIYFTPSVVEPMTPDPATTPWPMGDVLPDEPYPPEIDMDKVNEAVEVAMDQDGMTLGFVVTYQGRIIGEDYGPGVDMHTPFESWSKGKSLTGTLMAVLIQQGVYGLWQRAPIPEWQDDDRKNIRIADIMRMSSGIRIVAPQDPGYTEEMGYPDHLYLYTGENAFEWAATRPQQWEPNTVGRYRNTDPALTNYLVRLGVEGRGDDYHAFPQRNLFDKLGIRNFIMETDPNGNFLTQGYEFGSARDWARLGNLYLQDGVWEGERILPEGYVDYAMEVAPAWIADGRPVYGGGFVWKDLGFPIEDDYGGFAGAGGQYTVFIPARGLVITRLGKYTGSGPGAENLRAAIALLMEAVPPIGD
- a CDS encoding flap endonuclease, with product MQVHLIDGTYELFRHFYGAPSAKNAGGHEVGAARGVVASMFGLLEGGATHVAIATDRVIESFRNELWPGYKDGSGIDPALYSQFPLVEEALASAGFVVWPMVEHEADDAMAAGAAMAAADPRVERVYICTPDKDLAQCVEGDRIVQFDRRQRLLRDEAGVVEKFGVPPASIPDWLALVGDSADGFPGIRGFGAKTAAAVLARYGRIEDIPSDGRDWDIAVRGPERLAQTLRNGLDDALLFRRLATLVRDAPVSASVDDLAWTGPRDDFKLVAAILDAPDLPSRAERLAAARREPPG